DNA sequence from the Brevundimonas sp. NIBR10 genome:
GCGATGGCCGGCGTGGTGCCGACTAGCCGGGGCAGGGCGGCGATGTCCTTGCCGAGGTCGGGCCGGGCCGCGAAGGCGACCGGGGTGTCCGCCAACGCCTGCGCGGCCGCCGTCGTTTCACCCGCCGCCTGCGCCGCCGGGGTCTGATTGCAGGCAGTGATGCTGATGGCCGACAAAGCCAGGGCCAGACGTGGGCCACGCCAGATGAAAACTCGATCGCCCGTCATCATGGTGCCGCCCCCCGGTTGTCTGATCGCGCGGTGGCCGTTCCAGACCCCCTCGGCCTTCCTCTACGCGTCTTTGGGTCCGCGCCGAAAGTCCCATTGGTCCCATGGAAACGCCTCAGCGCGCTGGTTCGATCAGGTCCCAGGCGTTGCCGTACAGATCCTCGAACACCACCACCTTGCCATAGGGCTCGTGACGAGGCGTCTCGCGGAAATGAACCCCGGTGGCCAGCCACGCCGCATGGTCCCGCATCAGGTCATCCGTCTCCAGGAACAGCCAGACCCGATCGCCGGCCTGGGAGCCTACCCGGGCCCGCTGTTCGTCCGACGTCGCGCGTGCCAGCAGCAGAGAGGTGTCGCCGCCCTTCGGCGTCACCCGGACCCACCGCTTGCCTCCACCCATGTCGGTGTCCTCCGACAGGTCGAAGCCCAGCTTGCCGACATAGAAGGCGATGGCCTCGTCGTAGTCGCGGACCAGCAGGCTGACGGCGCCGATCCGGCTCATGCGATCACAGCCGCTCGCACACGGCCTTGAGCACGGCGTCGGTGGTGATGCCGAACTTGTCGTACAGGACCTCTGCGGGGGCGGAGGCTCCGAAGCCGGTCATGCCGATGAAGGCGCCGTCTTCGCCGATGAACCGTTCCCAGCCCTGCTTCACGCCGGCTTCGACGGCGATCCGCACCGTTCCGCGTCCAATCACCGAGGCCTGATAGGCCGCGTCCTGCTGCTCGAACAGGGCCCAGCAGGGAACCGAGACGACGCGCGTCGGCGTGCCTTCGGCCTCCAGGGTCTCGGCCGCCTTGAGGGCCAGGGGCACCTCGGTGCCGGTGGCGAACAGGGTGACCTTGGCCTCGCTGGACGCAGACTTGAGCTCATAGGCGCCCTTGGCTGACAGGTTCTCGTCGGAGGCCGTGACCCGCACCGCCGCCGTCTTCTGGCGCGACAGACAAAGGGCCGACGGAGCGGTCGCAGTCTGGAGCGCGACCTGCCAGCACTCCATGGCCTCGATGGTGTCGGCGGGGCGGAAGGTCAGCAGGTTGGGAATGGCCCGCAGCGCCGCCAGATGCTCGACCGGCTGGTGGGTCGGGCCGTCCTCGCCCAGGCCGATCGAATCGTGGGTCAGGACGTGGATCACCCGGATGCCCATCAGGGCCGCCATCCGGATCGCCGAGCGGCTGTAGTCCGAGAACACCATGAAGGTGCCGCCGTAGGGGATGACCCCGCCGTGCAGCGCCATCCCGGTCATGGCCGTGGCCATGCCGAACTCGCGGATGCCCCAGTTCACATAGCGCCCCTCATAGGTCGGGGCGTCAAAGATCGGCGTGTCCTTGACGAAGGTGTTGTTGGAGCCGGTCAGGTCGGCCGAGCCGCCGATCAGTTCGGGGACGGCCCCGAACAGCTGATCCAGCGCCGCGCCCGAGGACTGGCGCGTGGCCTGGGCCGGTTTCGTCTCGACCAGTTCGGCGATGGTGGCGTTCAGCGCGTCGAACGCCGAGGTCGGCAGTTCGCCCTTCATGGCGCGGGTGAAGTCCGCCGCCTGCGACGAGGCGGCCAGACGGTCTTCCCAAGCCTTGCGCGCCTTGACGCCCTGTTTGCCGACCTTCTTCCAGGCCTTGTCGATGTTTTCCGGCAGGTCGAACGGCTCGTGCGTCCAGGACAGGCCCAGCCGGGTGGCGGCGATCTCGGCAGCCCCCAGGGCGGCGCCGTGGGTCTTGTGGCTGCCTTCCATGGTGGCGGCACCCTTGCCGATCTTCGTCTTGCAGGCGATCAGGGTGGGCTTGTCCTGCTTGGTCGCCCATTTCAGGGCAGCCTTGATCTCGTTGACGTCATGGCCGTCAATGGCCTTGACCGCCCAGCCGCAGGCCTTGAACCGCGCCTTCTGGTCGGTGGCGTCCGACAGGCTGACTGCCCCGTCGATGGTGATCGCATTGTCGTCCCACAGGACGGTCAGCCTGTTCAGCTTGTACCGACCGGCGAGGGCGATCGCTTCTTGCGACACCCCCTCCATCAGACAGCCGTCGCCGGCGATCACCCAGGTGCGGTGATCCACGAGATTCTCGCCGAACCGCGCCGCCAGATGCCGCTCGGCCATGGCGAAGCCGACCGAGTTGGCCAGGCCCTGACCCAGGGGACCGGTCGTGGTCTCGACGCCCGGCATATGGCCGTACTCGGGATGTCCCGCCGTCTTCGAGCCCCACTGGCGGAAGTTCGACAGTTCCTCGCGTGTTGCCGTCTTGTATCCCGTCAGGTGCAGCAGGGCGTAGATCAGCATCGAGCCGTGGCCCGCCGACAGGATGAACCGGTCCCGGTCCGCCCAGTCCGGCCGCGAGGCGTCGAACTTCAGGTATTTCGAGAATAGCACGGTGGCGACATCGGCCATTCCCATCGGCATGCCGGGGTGACCACTGTTGGCCTTCTGCACCCCGTCCATGGCCAGCACCCGGATGGCGTCCGCCATCTGCTTGATCGTCGGCTTGGCGGCGGAGGATTTGTCGGCGGTCATGAACAGACCTTTCGTCGGAAGGCGGTAAATTCGGGGTGCGCCGCTTTACCCCGAGGCGTTCGCGGGTTCTATACGGAATCTGGAGGATGCGACCGATGGCCGACGCCACGACCGCCGCCCGGGACCGGATAGACCGGGCCCTGGCCGCGCTGGAACAAAAAGTTCTGGAGCTGAAGGCCCGGCCGGCGTCGGCGCCTCCGATCGCCGACGACGACCTGTTCGCGCGCGCGCCCGGCGACACCGCCATCGATCCCGACGCCAGGGCCCGCATCGCCGCGCTGGAGGCCGCCGGCCGTGACGCGTCGGCCGCCCTGGCGCGGGCCACGGATCGGTTGCGCGGCCTGCTGGTGCCGACGAACGAGGACCCCGCCTGATGGCGACGGTCACGGTCGAGATCAACGGTCGCCCCTATGCCGTCGGATGCGCCGACGGTCAGGAGGAACGCGTCCGCATCCTGGCGCGCCAGTTCGACGGCCATGTGAAGTCGGTCGCCGGCGATGTCGGCCACGTCGGTGACCTGCGGCTGTTCCTGATGGCGGCGCTGTTGCTGGCCGACGAACTGCATGAGGCGCGGCTGGCGCTTCAGACCGGGACCGACGCCCCTGCGGTTTCCACGGCCACGCCGCCGTCTTCCGACACGGGCGTGGCCGAGGCTCTGAACGCTGTCGCCGCCCGCATCGAGAAGATCGTCCAGTCGATCTGACCCAGACTACTCAGGTCGGTGCCCGGCTTTCGCGTCGTCCTTGTGATCGGAGCCGGCAGGGCCTATCTTCCTCCTTGGCGGGTCATGCTGTGGCTCTCGTCGAAGGCAACATATCCTCGCGGCCTTAATTCACTCGAAGGGAGCTGTCCCTGTCTGGGTCCGTGGACCCGGGTATATGGCGCCCACCTGGCTACCCAGGCTCGAGAGGATTCAAACCGTCCTTCACGGCTCTTACGGCGCCGCCAACCTCTCTCTTTTTCCGGGCGCTATCGCTTGCCGCGCGGCGGCTCACTGCTTGAGCGCGGTGCGGCCGTGGCGTAGACACCGCGTAACAAGCGTCAGCTTGAGGAGCAGGCCATGAAACGCGGCTGGTTCGGCCCCAAGGTCTTCGGCTGGGGCGCATCCCCGGCGAGTTGGGAAGGCTGGTTGGCGACGGCGGTTTTCGTCGCAGCGATGATTGGCGTCGGCCTCTTTTTCGAACATCGAAGCTGGGGCTGGGCTCCACCGTTCGGCATTCTCGCCGTCTATCTGGTCGTCGTCGTCCTGACCTATCGCCGAGACGCCAGGACCTGGTTCTGACCGCCCCAGACAAGGCGACCCTGCGCGCGGAGGCCCGCAGCGGGCGTCGACGCCTCGCAGAGATCGAGCCGGATGCCGCGAACCGCGCCGCATCCTTCCTCACGGACCTCCCGTCCGGCGATCTCGTCGCCGTCTATCGCGCCATTGGCTCCGAGCTGGATCCGGAACCGCTGGCGCACGCCGTGATTGCCGCCGGCCGTTCGCTGTGCCTCCCCGTCGCGCTGGAGCGGGACGCCCCCATGATCTTCCGCCGCTGGTCGCCCGGCGAGCCCCTGGAAATGGACGCCGCCGGCTGTCCCGCCCCCCTGCCGCTGGCGGAGGTCGTCGATCCCGACCTGATCGTTACGCCCCTGCTGGCTTTCGACGACTTCGGCGGGCGGCTGGGGCAGGGCGGCGGCTACTATGACCGGACCTTCGCGGCGCGACGCGACGCCATCCGGATCGGCTTCGCCTTCGGGGGCCAGCGCGTCGCCCGCCTGCCGATGGACGAGCACGATGTCCGCCTGCATGGCGTTCTGACCGAGGTCGGCTATACCCCGGCGCGAAAGGTCTAACTCCTCATGCGTCTTGCCTTCTTCGGCGACGTGATCGGCAAGTCCGGTCGCGATGGTATTTCCGATCATTTGCCCGGACTCAAGCGGGACCTGAAGCTCGACTTCGTGGTGGTCAACGCCGAGAACGCGGCGGGCGGGTTCGGCATCACCGAGAACACGGCGCGCGAGCTGTTCATGGCCGGCGCTGACTGCCTGACCCTGGGCAATCATTCCTGGGACCAGCGCGAGGCCCTGACCTACATCGTGCGCGAGCCGCGGTTGATCCGGCCGGCCAACTACCCCCGGCTGATGGATGCGCCGGGTGCCGGGGCCAATCTGTTCGAGACGCACAGCGGCCGGACGGTCCTGGTCATGAATGTGCTGGGTCGCATCCACATGGACCCGAACGACGATCCGTTCAGCGCGGTGGATCGCGAGCTGAACGCCGCGCCTCTGGGGGCGGTTGCCGACGCCGTGATCGTCGACATGCACGCCGAGGCGACCTCCGAGAAGATGGCCATGGGGCATTTCTGCGACGGGCGGGCGAGCCTTGTCGTGGGCACCCACACCCATGTGCCGACCGCCGATTGCCAGATCCTGCCTGGTGGAACCGCCTACCAGACCGATGCCGGCGGCTGCTGCGACTACGACAGCGTCATCGGCAACGAGAAGGAAGAGCCGCTGCGGCGCTTCACCACCCGCATATCCGGCGGCCGCTATGTTCCCGCGCATGGGCCCGCGACGATCTGTGGCGTCTTTGTCGAGACGGACGACCGAACGGGTCTGGCGATCCGGGTCGAAGCGATCCGGGTCGGGGGGCGGCTGAGCCAGGCTATCCCGGTGGTCTAGGCAACGGCTACGCTTGATTGACAGTCAGCGGTCGGGCTCGCATCAAGGTCGCCGATCCGGGCTTCAGACCCGGGTGGGGGAAACCATGACGACCGAGGCGATCGGTGTTGGCCGGGCGGGCGAGCGGCTGGCCGCAGTGGACGGCCTGCGGGGCTATGCGCTGCTCGGACTGTTCCTTGTCCATATGTGCGAGCTGTTCGAGCTCTACTGGGCCATCGAGGTCCCACCCAGCGCGATCCACGATGCGGTCTTTGGCATCTTCGCCGGCAAGTCCTAAGCGATCTTTGCCCTCTGCTTTGGCTTCGGCGTCTTTGCCATGATGGACGGCGAGGCACGACGGGGCCGGGATTTCACCGGGCGACTGGCCTGGCGGCTGGGCATCCTGCTGGTGATCGGCCTGCTGCACGGGCTGATCTATCGAGGCGACATCATCCAGGTTCTCGCGGTGTCCGGATTGCTCGTGCTTGCGATCAACCGGATCCGCAGCCTCGCCTGGCTCTGGGCCATCGCTGCCGTCTTCTTTCTCCAGCCGTGGATGCTGTTCCGGATCGCCGCCGCACTGTCGGGCCAGGCCTGGGCCGTTTCGCCGCCCAACTTCTCCCACGACCCCGCAATGCCGATCTATCTGACGGGCACGCTAATCCAGACACTGGTTGCCAACCTTTGGGACGGGCTGACGACCAAGTGGTGGTTCATGTTCGAGTCGGGCCGGATTTCGCAGATCATGGGCCTGTTCGTGGTCGGATTGATCCTGGGCCGCACCGACTTCTTCGGAGACGAGGACAGGCTGAAGCGGGCTCGTCGGATCGCCATCCCGGTCTTGCTGGCGTCGATCCTGACCCTGCGCGCCTTCAGGGATGAACTCTCGACACTGCTGTTCCATGACGGTCTCGACGGTGCTGACTGGGTCTGGACCATGATGACCGGCGCCTGGATCGACCTGGGCTGGACGATGTTGTCGGTTCTGTTGTTCGTAGAGGTTTGGCACCGGCTGGGCGGCAGGATCCTGGGCTGGCTGGCCCCGGCAGGCCGGATGACCCTGACCCTTTACATCGTCCAGTCGCTGGTGTTTGTGCCCGTGTTCTACGGCTTCGGCCTCGGTGGGTATCAGACCATCGGCCAGACCCAGGCCTTCCTGATCGGGATCGTCGCCTTCGGGGTTCAGATGCTTTTCGCGAGCTGGTGGTTCACCCGCTACCGATACGGGCCACTGGAGTGGGGACTGCGATCCCTGACCTGGCTGAAGCGCATCCCGATACGCCGTTCGTAGTCGGAGCACCGGCTCGTCCAGACGTCAGGCGTCGTCAGGCGCGGGCCGTGCTTGCGTCCAATAAGAGGTCTCGGAGAGCTGGGAACGAGGGCGGGCGATGCAGTGGGGCAGGGTCTTGGGCGTTACCGCGGTCTTCGGTCTGATGGGTCCATTGGTGGGAGGATTCGTCGCCCTGGGCTGGACGCTGGCGACGCTGGACCGGCACCATCCCGCCATGGCCCTGGCGATCGTGGTGACCTGGACCATCCCCTTGCTGGTGGGCATGGTCATCGGAGCCCCCGCCGCCGTGGCGTCCGGGCTCGGCCTGGGGCTCGTGTCCGACCGCATCCGGCACGGTGGGTTGTGGGTCCTGGCGGCGACCCTCACCACGAGCGCAGTGGCTTCGGCCTTTCGCCTGGCCTTCAGGCATCAGGTGGATTCCGGCGCGACGGCGGTGGCGGGAGCCCTGGCCGGGCTGATCTGCGGTCTGATCTGCCTGGCCTTCAGGCCGACCAGGCCTGATCAGGCTGGTCGGCCGTAAGTCAGCCCTCGATCCAGCCGGGCATCCAGCCCTCGTGGATTTCGCGAAGGTGGGTCAGGGGAATGGAGAACAGGCCCTTGGAAGCGAACGCCGAGCCCCCCGCCTGACCGACGACCGAGGCGTGCAGACCCGACTCGCGCGCGACGCCCAGGATGTCGTCCGGGTTCGGGGCGGCGATCAGGTAGCGCGCCTGGTCCTCCCCGAACAGGAAGATGTGGGCGTGGGTCGCGCTGGTGGCGTCCAGGGTCACGCCGACGTCGGAGGCCAGGGCCAGGTCCGCCGCAGCCCCGATCAGGCCGCCGTCGGACAGGTCGTGGACACAGGTCAACTGGCCGGTCTCGATCAGGTCGCGGACGACGTCGCCGGTTTTCTTTTCCAGCTTCAGGTCGACGGGCGGCGGGGCGCCGTCCTCGCGGCCGAGCACCTCGCGCAGATAGATCGAAGCGCCCAGTTCGCCGCGCGTCTCGCCGATCAGGATCAGGGTGTCGCCCTCGGCCATGGTCGAGAAGCCGGTCACGACGTCATAGTTTTCCAGCAGGCCGACGCCGCCGACGGTCGGGGTGGGCGGAATGGCGACGCCGTTGGTCTCGTTGTAGAGGCTCACATTGCCGCTCACGACCGGGAAGTCGAGTTCGCGACAGGCTTCGGCCATGCCGTCGATGGCGCGGACGATCTGGCCCATGATCTCGGGCCGCTGGGGGTTGCCGAAATTCAGGTTGTCGGTGATGGCGATGGGGCGGGCACCGACGGCCGTCAGGTTGCGCCAGGCCTCGGCGACGCACTGTTTGCCGCCTTCATAGGGGTCGTTCTGGACGTAACGGGGGGTGCAGTCGCTGGTCACGGCCAGGCCCTTGTCGGTGCCGTGGACGCGGACCACGCCGGCGTCGGCGCCGGTGGCCGAGTCCTGAAGCGTGTCGGCCATGACGTGGCGGTCGTACTGTTCCCAGATCCAGCGTTTGGACGCCATGTCGGGGCAGGCGATGACCTTGAGCACAGCGTCTTCCCAGCTCTCGGGGGCGGGGACGTCGGCGGCGGTCAGGCGCGGATGGAGCGCGGGCTGGACCCAGGGTCGGTCATACAGGGGCGCATCGTCGAACAACGGGGCCAGCGGCACGTCACAGACGACTTCGCCATGGTGGTTCAGGATCAGGCGACCGGTCTCGGTCGTCATGCCGATGACGGCGGCGTCCAGACCCCATTTCCTGAAGATGCGATAGCCGTCTTCCTCGCGGCCCGGCTTGAGGACGGCCAGCATCCGTTCCTGGCTTTCGGACAGCATCATCTCATAGGCGCTCATGCCGGTCTCGCGCTGGGGCACCGCGTCCATGTTTAGCTCGATCCCGACGCCACCCTTGCCGGCCATCTCGACCGAGGACGAGGTCAGGCCCGCCGCGCCCATATCCTGGATGGCGGCGACGGCCCCTGAGGCCATAAGCTCCAGGGTCGCCTCGATCAGCAGCTTTTCGGCGAAGGGGTCGCCGACCTGGACGGTGGGCCGCTTCTCGTCGGAGTCCTCGTCGAACTCGGCACTGGCCATGGTCGCGCCATGGATGCCGTCGCGGCCGGTCTTCGACCCGAAATAGACCACCGACATGCCCGGTCCCGGCGCGGCCGAGTAGAAGATGCTGTCCGCCTTGGCCAGGCCCACGCACATGGCGTTGACCAGGATGTTGCCGTTGTAGCCTGAGTGGAAGTTGGTCTCGCCCGCCACGGTCGGCACGCCGACGCAGTTGCCGTAGCCGCCGATGCCCGAGACCACGCCCTTGACCAGCCGCTTCGTCTTCTCGTGCCCGATGTCGCCGAAGCGCAGGGCGTTCAGCAGGGCCACGGGCCGCGCCCCCATGGTGAAGACGTCGCGCATGATGCCGCCCACACCCGTCGCCGCCCCCTGATAGGGCTCGATGTAGGA
Encoded proteins:
- a CDS encoding VOC family protein; protein product: MSRIGAVSLLVRDYDEAIAFYVGKLGFDLSEDTDMGGGKRWVRVTPKGGDTSLLLARATSDEQRARVGSQAGDRVWLFLETDDLMRDHAAWLATGVHFRETPRHEPYGKVVVFEDLYGNAWDLIEPAR
- the tkt gene encoding transketolase codes for the protein MADAIRVLAMDGVQKANSGHPGMPMGMADVATVLFSKYLKFDASRPDWADRDRFILSAGHGSMLIYALLHLTGYKTATREELSNFRQWGSKTAGHPEYGHMPGVETTTGPLGQGLANSVGFAMAERHLAARFGENLVDHRTWVIAGDGCLMEGVSQEAIALAGRYKLNRLTVLWDDNAITIDGAVSLSDATDQKARFKACGWAVKAIDGHDVNEIKAALKWATKQDKPTLIACKTKIGKGAATMEGSHKTHGAALGAAEIAATRLGLSWTHEPFDLPENIDKAWKKVGKQGVKARKAWEDRLAASSQAADFTRAMKGELPTSAFDALNATIAELVETKPAQATRQSSGAALDQLFGAVPELIGGSADLTGSNNTFVKDTPIFDAPTYEGRYVNWGIREFGMATAMTGMALHGGVIPYGGTFMVFSDYSRSAIRMAALMGIRVIHVLTHDSIGLGEDGPTHQPVEHLAALRAIPNLLTFRPADTIEAMECWQVALQTATAPSALCLSRQKTAAVRVTASDENLSAKGAYELKSASSEAKVTLFATGTEVPLALKAAETLEAEGTPTRVVSVPCWALFEQQDAAYQASVIGRGTVRIAVEAGVKQGWERFIGEDGAFIGMTGFGASAPAEVLYDKFGITTDAVLKAVCERL
- the zapA gene encoding cell division protein ZapA, producing MATVTVEINGRPYAVGCADGQEERVRILARQFDGHVKSVAGDVGHVGDLRLFLMAALLLADELHEARLALQTGTDAPAVSTATPPSSDTGVAEALNAVAARIEKIVQSI
- a CDS encoding 5-formyltetrahydrofolate cyclo-ligase, whose protein sequence is MRAEARSGRRRLAEIEPDAANRAASFLTDLPSGDLVAVYRAIGSELDPEPLAHAVIAAGRSLCLPVALERDAPMIFRRWSPGEPLEMDAAGCPAPLPLAEVVDPDLIVTPLLAFDDFGGRLGQGGGYYDRTFAARRDAIRIGFAFGGQRVARLPMDEHDVRLHGVLTEVGYTPARKV
- a CDS encoding TIGR00282 family metallophosphoesterase; the encoded protein is MRLAFFGDVIGKSGRDGISDHLPGLKRDLKLDFVVVNAENAAGGFGITENTARELFMAGADCLTLGNHSWDQREALTYIVREPRLIRPANYPRLMDAPGAGANLFETHSGRTVLVMNVLGRIHMDPNDDPFSAVDRELNAAPLGAVADAVIVDMHAEATSEKMAMGHFCDGRASLVVGTHTHVPTADCQILPGGTAYQTDAGGCCDYDSVIGNEKEEPLRRFTTRISGGRYVPAHGPATICGVFVETDDRTGLAIRVEAIRVGGRLSQAIPVV
- a CDS encoding DUF418 domain-containing protein → MMDGEARRGRDFTGRLAWRLGILLVIGLLHGLIYRGDIIQVLAVSGLLVLAINRIRSLAWLWAIAAVFFLQPWMLFRIAAALSGQAWAVSPPNFSHDPAMPIYLTGTLIQTLVANLWDGLTTKWWFMFESGRISQIMGLFVVGLILGRTDFFGDEDRLKRARRIAIPVLLASILTLRAFRDELSTLLFHDGLDGADWVWTMMTGAWIDLGWTMLSVLLFVEVWHRLGGRILGWLAPAGRMTLTLYIVQSLVFVPVFYGFGLGGYQTIGQTQAFLIGIVAFGVQMLFASWWFTRYRYGPLEWGLRSLTWLKRIPIRRS
- the purL gene encoding phosphoribosylformylglycinamidine synthase subunit PurL produces the protein MSAPSKTPEKSIAELAAEYGLSPAEYQVVLDRLGREPNQLELGVFSVMWSEHCSYKSSKIHLGKFPTTGPRVICGPGENAGVIDIGDGDACIFKMESHNHPSYIEPYQGAATGVGGIMRDVFTMGARPVALLNALRFGDIGHEKTKRLVKGVVSGIGGYGNCVGVPTVAGETNFHSGYNGNILVNAMCVGLAKADSIFYSAAPGPGMSVVYFGSKTGRDGIHGATMASAEFDEDSDEKRPTVQVGDPFAEKLLIEATLELMASGAVAAIQDMGAAGLTSSSVEMAGKGGVGIELNMDAVPQRETGMSAYEMMLSESQERMLAVLKPGREEDGYRIFRKWGLDAAVIGMTTETGRLILNHHGEVVCDVPLAPLFDDAPLYDRPWVQPALHPRLTAADVPAPESWEDAVLKVIACPDMASKRWIWEQYDRHVMADTLQDSATGADAGVVRVHGTDKGLAVTSDCTPRYVQNDPYEGGKQCVAEAWRNLTAVGARPIAITDNLNFGNPQRPEIMGQIVRAIDGMAEACRELDFPVVSGNVSLYNETNGVAIPPTPTVGGVGLLENYDVVTGFSTMAEGDTLILIGETRGELGASIYLREVLGREDGAPPPVDLKLEKKTGDVVRDLIETGQLTCVHDLSDGGLIGAAADLALASDVGVTLDATSATHAHIFLFGEDQARYLIAAPNPDDILGVARESGLHASVVGQAGGSAFASKGLFSIPLTHLREIHEGWMPGWIEG